The following proteins are encoded in a genomic region of Candidatus Dechloromonas phosphoritropha:
- a CDS encoding SAM-dependent methyltransferase gives MDGNSRFIASAQDGPHRDLEKLVRRHMTHPFRKPILDYNRAAFSAALAARDRWRPNAPLIVDAGCGVGWSTQRIAESFPGHFVFGVDQSVDRISRRKPLPLPANALLVRADLVDFWRLLAASDIRLARHYILYPNPWPKIGHLARRWHGHAVFPTWLLLGGELECRSNWRIYIEEMAQALALLSGQPVAAEPYLTDDPLTLFEKKYLASSHSLWRCRVNLP, from the coding sequence ATGGACGGCAACTCGCGTTTCATTGCCAGCGCGCAGGACGGCCCGCACCGCGATCTGGAAAAGCTGGTGCGCCGTCACATGACGCATCCATTTCGCAAGCCGATACTCGATTACAACCGTGCCGCCTTTTCTGCCGCACTGGCTGCCCGCGATCGCTGGCGACCTAACGCACCGCTGATTGTCGACGCCGGCTGCGGCGTCGGCTGGAGCACGCAGCGCATCGCCGAGAGCTTTCCCGGACATTTCGTTTTTGGCGTCGATCAGTCGGTCGACCGCATCAGTCGTCGCAAGCCTCTGCCGCTCCCGGCCAATGCGCTGCTGGTTCGCGCCGATCTGGTCGATTTCTGGCGTCTGCTGGCCGCGAGCGACATCCGGCTGGCGCGCCATTACATCCTCTACCCGAACCCGTGGCCGAAGATCGGCCATCTGGCGCGGCGCTGGCATGGGCATGCCGTCTTTCCGACCTGGCTTCTACTGGGCGGCGAACTGGAGTGTCGCAGCAACTGGCGCATCTATATCGAGGAAATGGCGCAGGCGCTGGCCTTGCTAAGCGGACAACCGGTGGCTGCCGAGCCGTATCTGACCGATGATCCGCTGACACTGTTCGAGAAGAAATACCTCGCTTCCAGCCACTCGCTGTGGCGCTGCCGGGTCAATCTGCCATGA
- a CDS encoding PIN domain-containing protein — MNLLLVDTGPLVALANKRDEHHEGCTNFLASYRGRLLTTWAVLTEFSHLASSIPATIALYQWIERGGMEINPLGRDELVSTIDWITRYADRPMDLADASLVITALKTGCIDVWTLDRADFETYRLPGRKRFRLA; from the coding sequence ATGAACCTGCTGCTGGTCGATACGGGGCCGCTCGTCGCGCTGGCCAACAAGCGCGACGAGCATCACGAGGGATGCACTAATTTTCTCGCCAGCTACCGTGGCCGCCTGCTGACCACCTGGGCTGTGCTCACCGAGTTTTCCCACCTGGCCAGTTCGATTCCCGCGACCATTGCGCTCTACCAATGGATCGAACGCGGCGGCATGGAAATCAATCCGTTGGGCCGTGACGAGTTGGTCAGCACCATCGACTGGATCACGCGCTACGCCGACCGTCCGATGGATCTCGCCGATGCCTCGCTCGTCATCACCGCTCTCAAAACCGGTTGCATCGATGTCTGGACGCTCGACAGAGCAGATTTTGAAACCTACCGCCTGCCTGGGCGGAAGCGTTTTCGATTGGCGTGA
- a CDS encoding adenosylmethionine--8-amino-7-oxononanoate transaminase, producing MAKSANPDWLARSQAAVWHPCTQMRHHAQADSPAHLPLIPIARGEGAWLYDFDGKRYLDGISSWWTNLFGHANPRINAALRDQLETLEHVMLAGFTHQPVIELSERLSALTAGTLGHAFYASDGASATEIALKMSFHYWRNIGRPEKAEFLCLAGSYHGETVGALGVTDVAIFKDAYAPLVRTASVVPSPDFRQTEEGESPADVARRAVAALEAHLEAHGENIAALIVEPLVQGAAGMAMYDPEYLRLARALCDRHEVHLICDEIAVGYGRTGTFFAHEQAEIRPDLMCLSKGISGGYLPLSVVLSSDTIYNAFLDDSVARAFLHSHSYTGNALACRAALATLDIFEQDNVVAVNRQKAEKIGAALAPLADHPQVSHLRQRGMIAAFDVETDDPYFSRRFYRAALDNEALIRPIGNTVYLMPPYIVSDDEIAHLGQAIAYALDTSLSA from the coding sequence ATGGCGAAATCGGCAAACCCGGACTGGCTGGCGCGCAGTCAGGCCGCCGTCTGGCATCCGTGCACGCAGATGCGCCACCACGCCCAGGCGGATTCGCCGGCCCACCTGCCGCTGATCCCGATTGCCCGCGGCGAGGGCGCCTGGCTCTACGACTTTGACGGCAAGCGCTACCTCGACGGCATCAGCTCGTGGTGGACCAACCTGTTCGGCCACGCCAATCCGCGCATCAACGCGGCGTTGCGCGACCAACTGGAAACGCTTGAACACGTCATGCTGGCCGGCTTCACGCACCAGCCGGTGATCGAGCTTTCCGAGCGTTTATCGGCGTTGACCGCAGGAACTCTGGGACACGCCTTCTACGCCTCGGACGGCGCCTCGGCTACCGAGATCGCGCTGAAGATGAGCTTTCACTACTGGCGCAATATTGGCCGTCCAGAGAAGGCCGAATTCCTGTGCCTGGCCGGCAGCTATCACGGGGAGACAGTCGGCGCGCTGGGGGTCACCGACGTCGCCATTTTCAAGGATGCTTACGCGCCGCTGGTGCGCACCGCCAGCGTCGTGCCGTCGCCCGATTTCCGCCAGACCGAAGAAGGTGAATCCCCGGCCGACGTGGCGCGCCGCGCCGTCGCCGCGCTCGAAGCCCATCTCGAAGCCCACGGCGAAAACATCGCCGCCCTCATCGTCGAACCGCTCGTCCAGGGCGCTGCCGGCATGGCGATGTACGACCCGGAATATCTGCGCCTGGCCCGCGCCCTGTGTGACCGCCACGAAGTCCACCTGATCTGCGACGAAATCGCCGTCGGCTACGGCCGCACCGGCACCTTCTTCGCCCACGAGCAGGCGGAGATCCGGCCCGACCTGATGTGCCTGTCAAAAGGCATCTCCGGCGGCTACCTGCCGCTTTCGGTCGTTCTCAGCAGCGACACGATCTACAACGCCTTTCTCGACGATTCGGTCGCCCGCGCCTTCCTTCACTCGCACTCCTACACCGGCAACGCGCTGGCCTGCCGCGCCGCGCTGGCCACGCTCGACATTTTCGAGCAGGACAACGTTGTTGCGGTCAACCGCCAAAAAGCCGAAAAAATTGGCGCTGCCCTCGCCCCACTGGCCGACCATCCGCAAGTCAGCCACCTGCGCCAGCGCGGCATGATCGCTGCCTTCGATGTCGAAACTGACGACCCGTATTTCTCGCGCCGCTTCTACCGCGCCGCGCTGGACAACGAAGCGCTGATCCGGCCAATCGGCAACACGGTTTACCTGATGCCACCATATATCGTCAGCGATGACGAAATCGCGCATCTCGGACAGGCCATCGCCTACGCACTCGACACGTCCCTGTCAGCCTGA
- the rlmF gene encoding 23S rRNA (adenine(1618)-N(6))-methyltransferase RlmF, with translation MSEAPPAAKPKAPPLPKPGLHPRNRDLAGYDFAALAAASPGLARYLITTPAGTPGTTKPTAGTSIDFANPAAVKAFNRALLVHHFGIAGWDIPAGYLCPPIPGRADYIHHVADLLATCNRKEIPRGPNVRVVDIGVGANCIYPLIGHGEYGWRFLGVEIDQPALDNARRILSANPALADAIELRHQPVQDNIFVGMLRSGESFDLSICNPPFHNSPGDVMAVAQRKWNNLGKGARGKSAAPPRLNFGGQGTELWCEGGERAFLERMVAQSAGIPKRCLWFTSLVSKAENVAHVQAALKKVHPVDTRIIPMAQGQKQSRLIAWTFCGNGEMERWRKARWADQS, from the coding sequence ATGAGCGAAGCACCCCCTGCCGCCAAACCCAAAGCCCCGCCGCTGCCCAAACCTGGCCTTCACCCGCGCAACCGGGATCTCGCCGGCTATGACTTTGCCGCGCTCGCTGCCGCCTCGCCCGGCCTGGCGCGCTACCTGATCACGACGCCGGCCGGCACGCCCGGCACCACAAAACCAACGGCTGGCACCAGCATCGATTTCGCCAACCCGGCGGCGGTCAAGGCCTTCAATCGCGCCCTGCTCGTCCACCACTTCGGCATCGCGGGCTGGGATATTCCCGCCGGTTACCTGTGCCCGCCGATCCCCGGCCGCGCCGACTACATCCACCACGTTGCCGACCTGCTGGCTACCTGCAACCGCAAGGAGATTCCGCGCGGCCCGAACGTACGGGTTGTCGATATCGGTGTCGGCGCCAACTGCATCTATCCGCTGATCGGCCACGGTGAATACGGCTGGCGCTTTCTCGGTGTCGAAATCGACCAGCCGGCACTCGACAACGCCCGGCGTATCTTGAGCGCCAATCCGGCGCTTGCCGACGCCATTGAACTGCGCCACCAACCGGTGCAGGACAATATCTTCGTCGGCATGCTGCGCTCGGGCGAAAGCTTCGATCTCAGCATCTGCAATCCGCCCTTTCACAACTCGCCCGGCGACGTCATGGCTGTCGCGCAGCGCAAGTGGAACAACCTCGGCAAGGGCGCGCGCGGCAAGTCGGCCGCTCCGCCGCGCCTCAACTTCGGTGGTCAGGGCACCGAACTGTGGTGCGAAGGCGGCGAACGCGCCTTTCTCGAACGCATGGTCGCGCAGAGCGCCGGCATCCCCAAGCGCTGCCTGTGGTTCACCAGCCTCGTCTCGAAGGCGGAAAACGTCGCCCATGTTCAAGCGGCGCTGAAGAAGGTGCACCCGGTCGACACGCGCATCATTCCGATGGCACAAGGTCAGAAGCAAAGCCGCCTGATCGCCTGGACCTTCTGCGGCAACGGCGAGATGGAGCGCTGGCGCAAGGCGCGCTGGGCCGATCAGTCCTGA
- a CDS encoding amino acid adenylation domain-containing protein, which produces MNDNFNLARSIRRHSLTTPDAPAVVCQGQSLSYAALAGTAAHLAHCLQSVGVRRSDDGQLPNVGILASRSADACTALIGAAWAGATYIPIGLKLPEERILTLLSLCNLSAIIVDDEGARLLSERILEACPPTVICLGQRPAVDTPHAAKLIELPAHAPPDLPEPAHVEADDIAYIIFTSGTTGVPKGVMIPAAAARHYITMITSHLGLQPTDRVLETCELSFDFSVHNMFPTWEAGAALHILPATRVMNAVKFVHDAGLTVWNSVPSLAGMLRQIKALKPGSLAGLRVTVFGGEQLPAGVVSAWREAAPNSAIFNLYGPTEATVFCLAQSGALPVTPGRDVVAIGTPLPGSEAAVLDAHGQPVADGTPGELAIAGTQLATGYLGAPELTAARFPIHAGKRWYLTGDQAICDASGSFHCLGRIDNQIKIHGYRVELEEIDAYLRLVTGADVVGAVAWPVVDGTARGIVGVVGAEHIDSEAVIASLKQRIPAYMLPAWVLARASLPLNHSGKVDRKALLGWLDGLAT; this is translated from the coding sequence ATGAATGACAATTTCAATCTGGCCCGCAGCATCCGCCGCCACAGTCTCACCACGCCCGACGCACCCGCCGTTGTCTGCCAGGGGCAGAGCCTCAGCTACGCTGCACTGGCTGGCACCGCGGCCCATCTCGCCCATTGCCTGCAAAGCGTCGGGGTCAGGCGCTCGGACGACGGCCAGTTGCCGAATGTTGGCATTCTCGCCTCGCGTAGTGCGGATGCCTGCACAGCGCTGATCGGTGCCGCCTGGGCCGGTGCCACCTACATCCCGATCGGCCTGAAACTGCCGGAAGAGCGCATCCTGACGCTGCTCTCGCTGTGCAATCTGTCGGCCATCATCGTCGATGACGAAGGTGCCCGCCTGCTTAGCGAACGCATCCTCGAAGCCTGCCCACCAACCGTCATCTGCCTCGGCCAACGACCTGCGGTCGACACGCCACATGCCGCAAAACTGATCGAACTGCCGGCCCACGCCCCGCCTGACTTGCCCGAACCGGCCCATGTCGAAGCCGACGATATCGCCTACATCATTTTCACATCCGGCACGACCGGCGTGCCCAAAGGCGTGATGATCCCGGCTGCCGCTGCCCGCCACTACATCACGATGATTACCAGCCATCTCGGCCTGCAGCCGACCGACCGGGTGCTGGAAACCTGTGAGCTGAGCTTCGATTTTTCGGTGCACAACATGTTCCCGACCTGGGAAGCCGGCGCGGCACTGCACATCCTGCCGGCAACACGGGTAATGAATGCCGTCAAGTTCGTCCACGATGCCGGGTTGACCGTCTGGAACTCGGTGCCGTCGCTGGCCGGCATGCTGCGTCAGATCAAGGCGCTCAAACCGGGCAGTCTGGCCGGTCTGCGCGTCACCGTTTTCGGTGGTGAGCAACTACCGGCCGGCGTTGTCAGCGCCTGGCGCGAAGCAGCGCCCAACAGCGCGATCTTCAATCTCTACGGCCCGACCGAAGCGACCGTTTTCTGCCTTGCCCAGAGTGGCGCGCTGCCTGTAACGCCGGGTCGCGACGTCGTCGCCATCGGTACCCCGTTGCCCGGCAGCGAGGCCGCTGTACTCGACGCCCATGGCCAGCCGGTCGCCGATGGCACACCGGGTGAGTTGGCCATCGCCGGCACCCAACTCGCTACCGGCTATCTTGGCGCGCCGGAACTGACCGCCGCCCGTTTCCCGATCCATGCCGGCAAACGCTGGTACCTGACCGGCGACCAGGCGATTTGCGATGCCTCGGGAAGCTTCCACTGCCTCGGCCGTATCGACAATCAGATCAAGATCCACGGCTATCGCGTCGAACTGGAAGAAATTGACGCTTACCTGCGCCTCGTTACGGGCGCCGATGTCGTCGGCGCCGTCGCCTGGCCGGTGGTGGATGGCACGGCGCGCGGCATCGTCGGCGTCGTCGGTGCCGAACACATTGACAGCGAGGCGGTGATCGCCAGCCTCAAGCAGCGCATTCCCGCCTACATGCTGCCGGCGTGGGTGCTTGCCCGGGCGAGCCTGCCGCTCAACCACAGCGGCAAGGTCGACCGCAAGGCACTGCTCGGCTGGCTGGATGGTCTGGCGACATGA
- a CDS encoding acyl carrier protein, with product MQPEEKQNLRDFVADTLIKHGDRNPVNDTDLLFTNGRLDSFSTMNLVMFLEENFAIDFSDFEFDVGVLDSIDLIESFVDARR from the coding sequence ATGCAACCCGAAGAAAAACAAAATCTCCGCGACTTCGTCGCCGACACCCTGATCAAACATGGCGACCGCAACCCGGTGAACGATACCGACCTGCTGTTCACCAACGGACGCCTCGATTCGTTTTCGACCATGAACCTGGTGATGTTCCTCGAAGAAAATTTCGCCATCGACTTTTCAGATTTTGAGTTCGATGTCGGCGTACTCGACTCGATTGACCTGATCGAAAGCTTCGTCGACGCCCGGCGCTGA
- a CDS encoding YkgJ family cysteine cluster protein — MNVCQSCGACCASLRVDFHPAELASGAFAWGQGVPLEMTVPVTPAIVRLRGTDAAAPRCVALEGTIGQCVRCRIYEERPSPCREFDTAHDACARARQRHGLPKL; from the coding sequence ATGAACGTCTGTCAAAGTTGCGGCGCCTGCTGCGCCAGCTTGCGTGTCGATTTTCATCCGGCCGAGCTGGCCAGCGGTGCCTTTGCCTGGGGGCAGGGTGTGCCGCTGGAAATGACCGTGCCGGTGACACCGGCCATCGTTCGCCTGCGCGGCACCGATGCGGCCGCGCCACGCTGCGTTGCGCTGGAAGGAACGATTGGCCAGTGCGTGCGTTGCAGAATCTACGAAGAACGCCCGTCGCCGTGCCGCGAATTCGATACCGCCCACGACGCCTGTGCGCGGGCGCGGCAGCGCCACGGTCTCCCGAAGTTATAG
- a CDS encoding tRNA-dihydrouridine synthase family protein produces MSRILLAPMEGLADPLMRDVLTAIGGYDWGICEFIRVTESVLPNRTFLRTCPELLNDSRTASGTPMRVQLLGSDPHFMAANARRALGYRPAGIDINFGCPAPTVFRHRGGSALLGEPQLLYDIVSAVRAVVPVDIPFTAKMRLGIADDLLAVDCARAIEAGGADELIVHGRTKVDGYRPPARWAQIDRVRAAVNIPIIANGEVWTVDDFRKCQLESGCADIMIGRGALADPLLARRLRGEAVGGWDALIPSVATYWHGVRERVLPVHAGGRLKQWLMLLRRHYPQAELLYQRLRPVKSAEEIDRLLVAAGIIENLPLAA; encoded by the coding sequence ATGTCCCGCATTCTTCTCGCCCCGATGGAGGGTCTTGCCGATCCGCTGATGCGCGACGTGCTGACGGCGATCGGCGGCTACGACTGGGGTATCTGCGAATTCATCCGGGTAACCGAGAGTGTCCTGCCGAATCGCACTTTCCTGCGCACCTGCCCGGAGCTGCTCAACGATAGCCGGACGGCGAGCGGGACGCCGATGCGCGTTCAACTGCTCGGTTCCGATCCGCATTTTATGGCAGCCAACGCGCGGCGTGCGCTCGGGTATCGGCCGGCCGGCATCGACATCAATTTCGGTTGTCCGGCGCCGACCGTGTTCCGCCATCGTGGCGGTTCGGCGCTGCTCGGCGAGCCGCAACTGCTCTACGACATTGTCAGCGCCGTGCGCGCGGTTGTTCCGGTCGACATCCCATTTACGGCAAAAATGCGTCTCGGCATCGCGGACGATTTGCTGGCCGTCGATTGCGCCCGCGCCATCGAAGCCGGAGGTGCCGACGAATTGATTGTCCATGGCCGGACCAAGGTCGACGGCTATCGCCCGCCTGCACGCTGGGCGCAGATCGACCGCGTGCGCGCGGCGGTTAACATCCCCATCATCGCCAATGGCGAGGTGTGGACGGTCGACGATTTCCGCAAGTGCCAGCTCGAGTCGGGCTGTGCCGACATCATGATCGGCCGTGGTGCCCTGGCTGACCCGCTGCTCGCCCGGCGCCTGCGCGGTGAAGCGGTCGGCGGCTGGGACGCGCTGATTCCGTCGGTTGCCACCTATTGGCATGGTGTGCGGGAACGGGTATTACCGGTCCATGCCGGCGGCCGCCTCAAGCAGTGGCTGATGCTGCTGCGTCGCCATTATCCGCAGGCCGAATTGCTCTATCAGCGCCTGCGTCCGGTCAAGTCAGCCGAGGAAATCGACCGCCTGCTGGTCGCTGCAGGCATTATCGAAAACTTACCGCTGGCCGCCTGA
- the yaaA gene encoding peroxide stress protein YaaA, whose translation MLIFLSPAKSLDYTTPPQITTHTQPAFLKQSETLIRQLRALSPADLANLMSISDPLALLNFSRYADWKLPFTPENARQAVLAFDGDVYDGLAARSMSAADLDFAQQHVRILSGLYGILRPLDLMQPYRLEMGTKFANKAGKDLYAFWGETLLEAINGELATLPRPVAVNLASEEYFKAAVERKIKGTVIQPVFEDWKSGRYKIISFFAKRARGLMTRYAVVNRLDEPEGLKDFDYDDYAFAPEASDDKRWVFRRRQD comes from the coding sequence ATGCTGATCTTTCTCTCGCCCGCCAAGTCGCTTGACTACACGACGCCGCCGCAGATTACCACGCACACCCAGCCGGCTTTCCTGAAGCAGTCGGAAACGCTGATCAGGCAATTGCGCGCACTGTCGCCGGCGGACCTCGCCAACCTGATGTCGATTTCCGACCCGCTGGCGCTGCTTAACTTCAGCCGCTACGCCGACTGGAAGCTGCCGTTTACCCCGGAAAACGCCAGGCAGGCGGTGCTCGCCTTCGATGGTGACGTGTACGACGGGTTGGCGGCCCGCAGCATGAGCGCCGCCGACCTTGACTTCGCGCAGCAGCACGTGCGCATCCTGTCTGGCCTCTACGGTATTCTCAGGCCGCTCGACCTGATGCAACCCTACCGCCTCGAAATGGGTACCAAGTTCGCCAACAAGGCCGGCAAGGATCTTTACGCTTTCTGGGGCGAGACGCTGCTCGAGGCGATCAACGGCGAACTGGCCACGCTGCCACGCCCTGTTGCGGTCAACCTCGCTTCCGAGGAATATTTCAAGGCCGCCGTCGAACGCAAGATCAAGGGCACGGTGATTCAGCCGGTATTCGAGGACTGGAAATCAGGCCGCTACAAGATCATCAGCTTCTTCGCCAAACGGGCGCGCGGCCTGATGACGCGCTACGCCGTAGTCAATCGTCTGGACGAACCGGAAGGGCTGAAAGATTTCGACTACGACGACTACGCCTTTGCACCGGAAGCCTCGGACGACAAGCGCTGGGTTTTCCGCCGCCGTCAGGACTGA
- a CDS encoding DUF2863 family protein, producing the protein MKRTRFGARERTSRDAAELQRLATGLSESGGKLEDRFWEGRLGELVDSLLKNGAEDDINTALDRLFEANPPAHDELADMVESCAETSRLEAQGQEFDIQLFAAPVLAWSRFSIPACPLPKSTLQALTVHLGAHVFSAATRVALADFLFSPDQLPRSFCDTWQLTQALGQATLAGEHLAVDTGGLDETNRFLSDVRYLVGAIAVPRSTPLFRWNEKDGSKEAALKEWIKQGSPNLEPLLTGCAWQPLLPDAYHASCRNADRLSRPYSLKASIAFLQTMLGLMPADMRAVVGPCYDRRMEEYRVGLGPKDKDETYHGIVWPLLGAEDEATDAAGEIEAVLREVGVKDVTFLDHHFPLEFCDDCGAPLYPNVEAELVHAEMPEEPAAGSQVLH; encoded by the coding sequence ATGAAACGTACCCGCTTCGGCGCGCGCGAGCGCACCTCGCGCGACGCGGCAGAACTGCAACGTCTGGCCACCGGCCTCTCCGAATCCGGCGGCAAGCTGGAAGACCGCTTCTGGGAAGGCCGGCTTGGCGAACTGGTCGACAGCCTGCTGAAAAACGGCGCCGAGGACGACATCAACACCGCGCTCGACCGCCTGTTCGAGGCCAATCCACCCGCCCACGACGAACTCGCCGACATGGTCGAGTCATGCGCCGAAACCAGCCGCCTGGAAGCGCAGGGGCAGGAATTCGACATCCAGTTGTTCGCGGCGCCGGTGCTGGCCTGGTCACGCTTCTCGATCCCCGCCTGCCCGTTGCCGAAAAGCACGCTGCAAGCATTGACCGTACACCTCGGCGCCCATGTTTTCAGCGCCGCCACGCGCGTCGCGCTGGCCGATTTCCTGTTCAGCCCCGATCAGCTGCCGCGCAGCTTCTGCGACACCTGGCAACTGACCCAGGCGTTGGGCCAGGCGACGCTGGCCGGCGAGCATCTGGCGGTCGACACCGGCGGCCTGGACGAAACCAACCGCTTTCTTTCCGATGTGCGCTACCTGGTCGGCGCCATCGCCGTGCCGCGCAGTACCCCGCTGTTCCGCTGGAACGAGAAGGACGGCAGCAAGGAAGCCGCGCTCAAGGAATGGATCAAACAGGGCAGCCCCAATCTCGAACCGCTGCTCACCGGCTGCGCCTGGCAACCGCTGCTGCCCGACGCCTACCATGCCTCCTGCCGCAATGCCGACCGCCTGTCGCGCCCCTATTCACTGAAGGCGTCGATAGCCTTCCTGCAGACCATGCTCGGGCTGATGCCGGCCGACATGCGCGCTGTCGTCGGCCCCTGCTACGACCGCCGCATGGAGGAATACCGCGTCGGCCTCGGCCCCAAGGACAAGGATGAGACCTACCACGGCATCGTCTGGCCGCTGCTCGGCGCCGAGGATGAAGCGACCGACGCCGCCGGCGAAATCGAGGCCGTGCTGCGCGAGGTCGGGGTCAAGGACGTGACCTTCCTCGACCACCATTTCCCGCTCGAATTCTGCGACGACTGCGGTGCCCCACTCTACCCCAACGTCGAGGCCGAACTGGTGCACGCCGAGATGCCGGAAGAACCCGCCGCCGGTTCGCAAGTCCTGCACTGA
- a CDS encoding IS3 family transposase (programmed frameshift), which translates to MKIPKQAYTTEFKELAVKRVKDGQSISRVIKELGLGDQTLRNWVKSSAEGRLRGVGNREVTPEEMEISRLRAENLRLKRENEILKKSDGVLRKGCPVKYAWIAEQGLRYPLVDLCEVLDVSVSGYRAWKRGGRPDRKRLTDLQMLALIRAIHAEIRGAYGSPRMVRELRSRGFPASKGRVERLMRENSIHARHKRRYKVTTDSKHGLPVADNLLDRNFTPAAPNQLWTSDITYLWTDAGWLYLAIVLDLFNREVVGWSLKPRMTADIVTDALTMAWFRKRPAAGLMHHSDRGSQYASHTFQDKLRAYGMICSMSRKGNCWDNAPTESWFNSFKNEWVHGIRYASHADMKATSFEYIEVFYNRKRQHSTLGYQSPIQFLENWLSEQHQQKLVA; encoded by the exons ATGAAGATACCGAAGCAGGCCTACACGACCGAGTTCAAGGAACTGGCGGTCAAGCGGGTGAAGGATGGTCAGAGCATCAGTCGCGTGATCAAGGAACTTGGTCTGGGCGACCAGACGTTGCGTAACTGGGTAAAATCGTCAGCAGAAGGCAGACTCAGAGGCGTAGGAAACCGAGAGGTGACGCCCGAGGAAATGGAGATCTCCCGGCTGCGAGCGGAGAACCTGCGGCTCAAACGGGAGAACGAAATCCTAA AAAAAAGCGACGGCGTACTTCGCAAGGGATGTCCTGTGAAGTACGCCTGGATTGCCGAACAAGGCTTGCGCTACCCGCTCGTTGATCTGTGTGAGGTGCTCGATGTCAGCGTCAGCGGTTATCGCGCCTGGAAGCGCGGCGGTCGGCCGGATCGCAAGCGACTGACCGATCTCCAGATGCTGGCACTCATTCGTGCCATTCATGCTGAGATCAGGGGTGCCTACGGCAGTCCGCGCATGGTCCGAGAACTGCGGAGCCGGGGCTTCCCAGCCAGCAAGGGGCGGGTTGAACGGCTGATGCGTGAAAACAGCATTCATGCCCGCCACAAGCGGCGCTACAAGGTCACCACAGACTCGAAGCACGGCTTGCCAGTTGCTGACAATTTGCTCGACAGAAACTTCACACCAGCGGCCCCGAATCAGCTCTGGACGTCTGATATTACCTACCTGTGGACCGACGCAGGCTGGCTGTATCTGGCCATCGTGCTCGACCTGTTCAACCGCGAAGTCGTGGGCTGGTCGCTGAAGCCGCGCATGACGGCAGATATCGTGACGGATGCGCTGACCATGGCCTGGTTCCGCAAGCGTCCTGCAGCGGGATTGATGCACCACTCGGACCGAGGTAGCCAGTACGCCAGCCATACGTTTCAGGACAAGCTCAGGGCTTACGGCATGATCTGCTCGATGAGTCGCAAAGGAAACTGCTGGGATAACGCGCCGACGGAAAGCTGGTTCAACAGCTTCAAAAACGAGTGGGTGCATGGCATTCGCTACGCCAGTCACGCCGACATGAAGGCCACCAGCTTCGAGTACATTGAGGTGTTTTACAACCGGAAACGACAGCACTCGACGCTCGGTTACCAATCACCAATTCAGTTCCTTGAAAACTGGCTCAGTGAGCAACATCAGCAAAAACTGGTAGCATGA
- a CDS encoding putative toxin-antitoxin system toxin component, PIN family produces the protein MLRLVLDTNVVLDIFHWSNIDAVPIIAALEGGRIECLADEQTLDELQRVLSYPQLKLTPEMAVDRYSRYSRLVQMIAEGEAPPLPRCKDRDDQKFLELAARCSANLLVTKDKALLRLRGHTTLGFRILKPAAASALLSPTTLQETP, from the coding sequence ATGCTGCGCTTAGTTCTCGACACCAACGTCGTCCTCGATATCTTCCACTGGAGCAACATCGACGCCGTACCAATCATTGCGGCGCTCGAAGGTGGGCGAATCGAATGCCTGGCCGATGAGCAGACGCTGGACGAACTGCAGCGCGTGCTGAGCTACCCGCAACTCAAATTAACGCCCGAAATGGCGGTCGACCGCTACAGTCGCTACAGCCGCCTGGTACAAATGATTGCCGAAGGCGAGGCGCCGCCGTTGCCACGTTGCAAGGACCGCGACGACCAGAAGTTCCTCGAACTCGCCGCCCGCTGCAGCGCCAATCTGCTGGTGACCAAGGACAAGGCGCTGCTTCGCTTGCGCGGGCACACCACCCTCGGCTTCAGGATTCTCAAACCGGCTGCCGCCTCGGCGCTGCTTTCGCCCACCACACTTCAGGAAACGCCATGA
- a CDS encoding CopG family transcriptional regulator, with product MTTSVRLPLRLEQALGRYCVEHRRSKSEVIIELLEQHFSAEQTEKTPYELACETGFLGSLELDENTAGEAKARVKEAIAQKHSRQPTA from the coding sequence ATGACCACCAGCGTTCGTCTTCCCCTGCGCCTTGAGCAGGCGCTTGGGCGCTACTGTGTCGAGCATCGCCGCAGCAAGTCGGAAGTCATCATCGAATTGCTGGAGCAGCACTTTTCCGCCGAGCAGACGGAGAAAACTCCTTATGAACTCGCCTGCGAAACCGGCTTTCTCGGCTCGCTGGAACTTGACGAAAATACTGCCGGTGAGGCCAAAGCACGCGTCAAGGAAGCCATTGCCCAGAAGCACAGCCGGCAGCCCACGGCATGA